The following are encoded together in the Camelus ferus isolate YT-003-E chromosome 30, BCGSAC_Cfer_1.0, whole genome shotgun sequence genome:
- the ST8SIA3 gene encoding sia-alpha-2,3-Gal-beta-1,4-GlcNAc-R:alpha 2,8-sialyltransferase: MRNCKMARVASVLGLVMLSVALLILSLISYVSLKKENIFTTPKYANPGAPRMYMFHAGFRSQFALKLLDPSFVPFPHSLTHELQARPKWTFNRTAFLHQRQEILQHVDVIKNFSLTKNSVRIGQLMHYDYSSHKYVFSISNNFRSLLPDVSPIVNKHYNICAVVGNSGILTGSRCGQEIDKSDFVFRCNFAPTEAFQRDVGRKTNLTTFNPSILEKYYNNLLTIQDRNNFFLSLKKLDGAILWIPAFFFHTSATVTRTLVDFFVEHRGQLKVQLAWPGNIMQHVNRYWKNKHLSPKRLSTGILMYTLASAICEEIHLYGFWPFGFDPNTREDLPYHYYDKKGTKFTTKWQESHQLPAEFQLLYRMHGEGLTKLTLSRCA, encoded by the exons ATGAGAAACTGCAAAATGGCCCGGGTCGCCAGTGTGCTGGGGCTGGTCATGCTCAGCGTCGCCCTGCTGATTTTATCGCTCATCAGCTACGTGTCCCTGAAAAAGGAGAACATTTTCACCACTCCCAAGTACGCCAACCCGGGGGCGCCCCGAATGTACATGTTCCACGCGGGATTCCG GTCACAATTTGCGCTGAAGCTTCTAGATCCGTCATTTGTGCCCTTTCCGCATTCTCTGACTCACGAACTCCAAGCCAGACCTAAGTGGACATTTAATCGGACAGCGTTTTTACATCAAAG gcaAGAAATTCTTCAGCATGTCgatgtaataaaaaatttttctttgaccAAGAATAGTGTTCGGATTGGACAACTGATGCACTATGATTATTCCAGCCATAAGTATGTTTTCTCCATTAGCAATAACTTCCGATCACTGCTTCCAGATGTGTCACCCATTGTGAATAAGCATTATAATATTTGTGCTGTGGTTGGAAATAGTGGGATCCTGACAGGGAGCCGGTGTGGACAAGAAATAGATAAGTCAGATTTTGTTTTCCGTTGCAATTTTGCCCCTACGGAGGCTTTCCAAAGAGATGTTGGAAGGAAAACCAACCTTACCACCTTCAACCCCAGCATCCTGGAAAAATATTACAACAATCTTTTGACCATTCAGGACCGTAACAacttttttctcagtttaaaaaagcTCGATGGGGCCATTCTTTGGATCCCTGCGTTTTTCTTCCACACTTCAGCAACTGTTACCAGGACATTAGTTGACTTTTTTGTTGAACACAGAGGTCAGTTAAAGGTCCAATTGGCCTGGCCTGGAAATATAATGCAACATGTCAACAG GtactggaaaaacaaacatttgtcACCCAAACGGCTGAGCACAGGTATTCTTATGTACACCCTTGCATCAGCAATATGTGAAGAGATCCACTTGTATGGATTTTGGCCTTTTGGATTTGACCCCAACACAAGGGAAGACCTTCCGTACCATTACTATGacaaaaaaggaaccaaattTACCACCAAGTGGCAGGAGTCCCACCAGCTGCCTGCTGAGTTTCAGCTGCTGTACCGAATGCACGGGGAAGGGCTCACCAAGCTCACTCTGTCGCGCTGTGCCTAA